A single region of the Prevotella sp. HUN102 genome encodes:
- a CDS encoding riboflavin synthase, with product MFSGIVEEMAQVIAIERYQENIDFTLKCSFTNELKIDQSIAHNGVCLTVVRLTDDTYTVTAMKETLDRSNLGLLKVGDRVNVERSMIMNGRLDGHIVQGHVDETAKCKAIENADGSTYFTFEYEQNAEMARRGYFTVDKGSVTINGVSLTVCEPTDNTFKVAIIPYTRENTNFADIQVGSVVNIEFDILGKYIARLNSFQK from the coding sequence ATGTTCTCAGGCATTGTAGAAGAAATGGCACAGGTAATAGCCATTGAACGTTATCAAGAAAATATTGACTTCACGCTCAAATGTTCATTTACCAATGAACTGAAGATAGACCAGAGCATTGCGCACAATGGAGTTTGTCTTACCGTCGTTCGTCTTACAGATGATACATATACGGTTACGGCAATGAAGGAAACCTTAGACAGGTCGAACCTCGGTCTGCTTAAAGTTGGAGACCGTGTAAACGTAGAACGTTCAATGATTATGAACGGACGTTTGGACGGACACATCGTGCAGGGACACGTTGATGAAACTGCAAAGTGCAAGGCGATAGAAAATGCCGACGGAAGCACCTACTTCACATTTGAATATGAGCAAAACGCAGAAATGGCACGCCGTGGTTATTTCACGGTAGACAAGGGATCCGTTACCATCAATGGTGTATCGCTTACCGTCTGCGAACCAACCGACAACACTTTCAAGGTGGCTATCATCCCTTATACACGCGAAAATACAAACTTTGCAGACATTCAGGTCGGTTCGGTAGTCAATATCGAGTTTGACATTCTTGGCAAATATATTGCAAGACTAAACAGTTTTCAGAAGTAA
- a CDS encoding HAD family hydrolase, which yields MKEFETYIFDLDGTLLDTLNDLAASTNYALKSSGMPERTIDEVRQFVGNGVKKLMERAVPDGLENPLFERTYAAFRQHYLEHNLDTTKPYDGIPEVLAELKNRGKNIAIVSNKFYAATQDLARHFFPDTIEVAIGEREDINKKPAPDTVIEALRQLGVSKEGAVYIGDSDVDIMTARNSGLPCASVLWGFRNKDFLIENGGNLFIEEPKELLPDS from the coding sequence ATGAAGGAGTTTGAAACTTATATATTTGACCTTGACGGCACGCTGCTCGACACGCTGAACGACCTTGCAGCGAGCACGAACTATGCACTAAAATCATCGGGAATGCCCGAAAGAACCATTGATGAGGTAAGGCAGTTTGTGGGAAATGGAGTGAAGAAACTGATGGAAAGAGCTGTTCCGGACGGTCTGGAGAACCCGCTTTTCGAGCGGACCTATGCTGCTTTCCGTCAGCATTATCTGGAACATAATCTTGATACAACAAAACCGTATGACGGCATTCCTGAAGTATTGGCAGAACTGAAGAACAGGGGAAAGAACATAGCAATCGTGAGCAACAAGTTCTATGCTGCGACACAGGATTTGGCACGCCATTTTTTCCCCGATACTATTGAGGTGGCTATCGGCGAACGTGAGGATATCAACAAGAAACCTGCACCTGATACAGTAATAGAGGCACTTAGACAACTGGGTGTTTCCAAGGAGGGAGCTGTCTATATTGGTGATAGCGACGTGGATATAATGACTGCACGGAACAGCGGATTGCCGTGTGCAAGTGTATTGTGGGGATTTCGGAATAAGGATTTCTTGATAGAAAATGGTGGTAATCTTTTCATAGAAGAACCAAAAGAATTGCTGCCTGACAGCTAA
- the mltG gene encoding endolytic transglycosylase MltG produces MAKSKRKAKKGKALKIAAGAAVLLAAVAYYFLFTAMSKTGEKHYIFIDDNDNIDSVYTKLEKVSTSHSLWAFRQMERLTSYADKIRTGRYQIGNEGALQTFRHLRNGYQAPVNITIKSVRTINDLAKEIDNKLMFSKADLLNALTSKETCKKYGFTPETIISMFIPNTYEFYWNTSIDKFMDKMAEEYKKFWTFERVQKAKSAGFQQSEVVTLASIVDEETDSEGEMPMIAGMYINRLHQDMLLQADPTVKFATKNFEAHRIYHKWLSYDSPYNTYKYKGLPPGPIRIPCIAAIDAVLDYVHHDYVYMCAKEDFSGTHNFAKTYEEHLKNAEKYAKALNERGIQ; encoded by the coding sequence ATGGCAAAATCAAAGCGTAAAGCAAAAAAAGGCAAGGCACTGAAAATAGCAGCCGGTGCAGCAGTTCTGCTCGCAGCAGTAGCCTACTATTTCCTTTTCACGGCAATGTCAAAAACAGGTGAAAAACATTATATATTTATCGACGACAACGATAATATAGACTCCGTTTACACCAAGCTCGAAAAAGTTTCAACCTCCCACAGTTTATGGGCATTCAGGCAAATGGAACGCTTAACCTCTTACGCAGACAAGATTCGCACCGGCCGCTATCAGATAGGAAACGAAGGTGCGTTGCAAACTTTCAGACATTTGCGAAACGGCTATCAGGCACCGGTAAATATCACCATTAAATCCGTAAGAACAATAAACGACCTTGCCAAGGAAATTGACAACAAACTGATGTTCTCAAAAGCCGACCTACTCAATGCCCTTACCTCAAAGGAAACTTGCAAGAAGTACGGATTCACGCCTGAAACCATCATCTCAATGTTCATTCCCAATACCTATGAATTCTATTGGAACACCTCCATAGACAAGTTTATGGATAAGATGGCAGAAGAATACAAGAAGTTTTGGACTTTCGAGCGTGTTCAGAAAGCAAAGAGTGCAGGTTTCCAACAGTCGGAAGTAGTTACGCTCGCAAGCATCGTAGACGAGGAAACAGACAGCGAGGGCGAAATGCCGATGATTGCCGGTATGTATATCAACCGACTGCATCAGGACATGCTGCTGCAAGCCGACCCGACCGTAAAGTTCGCCACCAAGAACTTTGAAGCGCATCGCATCTACCACAAATGGCTATCCTACGACAGTCCCTACAACACCTACAAATACAAGGGCTTGCCTCCGGGGCCAATCCGTATCCCCTGCATAGCAGCAATCGATGCCGTGCTCGATTATGTTCATCACGATTATGTATATATGTGTGCAAAAGAAGATTTCAGCGGCACCCACAACTTTGCAAAAACATACGAGGAACATTTGAAGAATGCCGAAAAATATGCGAAGGCGTTGAACGAAAGAGGTATCCAATAA
- a CDS encoding YeiH family protein produces MKLSNEKSSMLQGILLMALFAFTAFYIGEMNIMKTISFSPMIIGIILGMIYANTLRSTLPETWTPGIVFTSKRILRLGIILYGFKLTFQDVMAVGLPAIIIDAIVVIVTIFFGVFIGKLLKMDRSIALLTSCGAAICGAAAVMGVDGAIRSKPYKTAVAVATVVIFGTLSMFLYPVLYRAGIFDLPADQMGIFTGSTVHEVAHVVGAGNAMGSAISDNAIIVKMIRVMMLVPVLLIIAFFVAKDAVSADESGQKRKIQIPWFAILFLLVICFNSLNILPIPAVEFIKTLDTFLLTMAMTALGAETSFEKFKKAGFKPFLLAAIIYCWLIGGGYCLARFVVPLI; encoded by the coding sequence ATGAAACTATCCAACGAGAAGAGCAGTATGCTCCAAGGCATTCTGCTGATGGCACTATTTGCCTTTACGGCATTCTACATCGGCGAAATGAATATAATGAAAACCATTTCATTCTCGCCAATGATTATCGGCATTATCTTAGGTATGATTTATGCTAATACGCTCCGGAGCACGCTGCCGGAGACGTGGACGCCGGGCATTGTATTCACTTCAAAGCGCATTTTGCGACTGGGCATCATTCTTTACGGCTTCAAACTTACCTTTCAGGACGTTATGGCAGTCGGGCTGCCGGCTATTATCATTGATGCAATCGTAGTAATCGTAACGATATTCTTCGGCGTTTTCATCGGAAAGCTCCTGAAAATGGACCGGAGCATAGCTCTTCTTACCTCGTGCGGAGCGGCTATCTGTGGCGCGGCAGCCGTAATGGGCGTTGATGGTGCCATCCGCTCGAAACCTTACAAAACGGCAGTTGCCGTGGCAACGGTGGTTATCTTCGGCACATTGTCAATGTTTCTCTACCCTGTTCTTTACCGTGCGGGAATCTTTGATTTGCCTGCCGACCAGATGGGAATCTTTACCGGCTCAACCGTTCACGAGGTAGCCCACGTTGTTGGTGCAGGCAATGCAATGGGATCAGCCATCAGCGACAATGCAATTATCGTAAAGATGATTCGTGTGATGATGCTTGTTCCCGTACTGCTGATAATCGCCTTTTTCGTGGCAAAGGATGCTGTGTCGGCAGATGAGAGTGGACAGAAACGCAAGATTCAGATACCTTGGTTCGCTATTCTGTTCCTTCTCGTCATTTGTTTCAACAGCCTGAATATATTGCCTATTCCGGCAGTTGAATTTATTAAAACACTTGACACCTTCCTCCTGACAATGGCAATGACGGCATTGGGCGCAGAAACAAGTTTTGAGAAATTCAAGAAAGCCGGCTTCAAGCCCTTCCTGTTGGCAGCCATCATCTATTGCTGGCTGATAGGAGGAGGATATTGTCTCGCACGGTTCGTAGTCCCACTGATTTAA
- a CDS encoding DUF389 domain-containing protein codes for MNNTDLTIWQQIKKYFDMSRDQERESAIIQSITSNISFTGANLWILIFAIFLASLGLNVNSTAVIIGAMLISPLMGPILGIGLAIGINDLPLLKRSGKNLFIATAISITTATIYFVLSPYQGVQSELLARTSPNIYDVLIALFGGAAGITAHCAKDKGNVLPGVAIATALMPPLCTAGYGIANGNLAFFAGAFFLYFINTVFITVATFIGVRLMKFRHKEFTDPQRRKVVLRTIAAIVILTMIPAGIMTVKITRESLFNRQLGIYSHDNLTWKGTQIVSQNIVNDTTLRIVAVGNMITDEQIAKAQQEMSKFSRLKGIHLEVIQGMGTDSLLALRTEMGNQISTSNNNVEIIQQQTVELAQLQKNLNKYVKYEQAGSLLKPEMQTLYPEVRSLTLTAATEVPTDTLQPRKYVLAVVKVVNSFRQTDAERKRMTEWLKARVSADSLVLITRRE; via the coding sequence ATGAACAATACGGATTTAACTATCTGGCAGCAGATAAAGAAATATTTTGATATGTCGCGCGATCAGGAACGCGAATCAGCTATCATCCAAAGCATTACGTCGAATATTTCCTTTACGGGTGCCAATCTCTGGATTCTAATTTTTGCCATTTTTCTGGCCTCATTGGGATTGAACGTGAACTCTACGGCCGTAATTATCGGTGCGATGCTCATATCGCCACTGATGGGTCCGATATTGGGAATCGGACTGGCAATCGGTATCAACGACCTCCCATTGCTGAAACGGTCGGGCAAGAATCTGTTTATTGCAACGGCAATCAGTATCACTACTGCCACTATCTACTTTGTACTGTCACCCTATCAGGGAGTACAGTCTGAATTATTGGCGCGTACATCGCCCAACATATATGATGTTCTGATTGCGCTCTTCGGTGGTGCTGCGGGAATTACGGCACATTGCGCAAAGGACAAAGGCAACGTTCTGCCGGGTGTTGCCATTGCAACAGCCCTGATGCCACCACTGTGTACAGCCGGATACGGTATTGCAAACGGCAATCTGGCGTTCTTTGCAGGTGCATTCTTTCTTTATTTCATTAATACGGTATTTATCACTGTTGCAACATTCATCGGTGTCCGGCTGATGAAATTCAGACACAAGGAATTTACTGACCCACAACGGCGTAAGGTTGTGCTGAGAACGATTGCCGCTATCGTGATTCTAACAATGATTCCTGCGGGAATTATGACTGTTAAGATTACCCGTGAAAGTCTTTTCAACAGACAACTGGGAATTTACAGCCACGATAATCTGACGTGGAAAGGAACACAAATCGTATCACAGAACATAGTAAATGACACTACGCTCCGAATTGTAGCAGTAGGAAATATGATAACTGACGAACAGATAGCCAAAGCACAACAGGAAATGAGCAAGTTCAGCAGACTGAAAGGTATTCATTTGGAAGTCATACAAGGTATGGGTACAGATAGTCTGTTGGCACTCAGAACAGAAATGGGTAATCAAATTTCCACATCGAATAATAATGTGGAAATCATTCAACAGCAAACAGTTGAGTTGGCACAGTTGCAGAAGAACTTAAATAAATACGTAAAGTACGAACAGGCAGGTTCGCTGCTGAAGCCAGAGATGCAAACGCTCTATCCCGAAGTACGTTCATTAACGCTCACGGCAGCAACTGAAGTGCCGACAGACACGTTGCAACCACGCAAATACGTGTTGGCGGTTGTCAAGGTTGTGAACAGTTTCAGACAAACAGATGCCGAACGTAAACGGATGACGGAATGGCTGAAAGCGCGCGTGAGTGCAGACAGTCTGGTCTTGATAACAAGAAGAGAATAA
- the nhaA gene encoding Na+/H+ antiporter NhaA: MIKNYQQKLNQRVIIPTQQFMKQEKSGGMVLAISVVIALILANSPIREQYFKFFEQHFGFVYNYEPFFNFSLGHWINDGLMSMFFFVVGLELKREFIGGELRDIRKVTLPVGAAIFGMIVPSLIYLAFNAGTPSAHGWGIPMATDIAFALAILYLLGDKVPLTAKVFLTTLAIVDDLGSVLIIALFYTSNISFTSIAIGVAFLLLMFIGNKMGVKNVWFYGIIGIVGVWTAFLMSGVHATISAVLAAFMIPADSRINEGVFVARAKRQLKLFEEADMNDVITLETEQLEILSKVKDETRNAIPPLQRLEHSLHPFVSFIVMPVFALANAGVAFVDMDLAQIFSNYVAIGVMLGLLIGKPLGIMLSVWLLLKLKLGHLSRSMTWRRLLGIGFLAGIGFTMSMFVTALAFNDSVNIVQAKVGIFAASFLSGVIGYLLLKSDRRKL, from the coding sequence ATGATAAAGAATTATCAACAGAAACTAAACCAAAGGGTAATTATACCCACTCAACAGTTTATGAAACAGGAAAAGTCGGGAGGAATGGTTCTGGCTATTTCTGTTGTCATAGCATTGATATTGGCAAATTCGCCTATTCGAGAGCAGTATTTTAAATTTTTCGAGCAGCATTTCGGTTTCGTATATAACTATGAACCATTCTTCAACTTCAGTCTTGGGCACTGGATTAACGATGGATTGATGTCGATGTTCTTCTTTGTTGTCGGCCTGGAACTGAAACGTGAGTTTATTGGTGGGGAACTTCGGGATATAAGAAAGGTAACGCTGCCTGTTGGTGCGGCAATTTTCGGAATGATAGTACCGTCGCTCATTTACCTTGCATTCAATGCTGGAACACCATCGGCGCACGGATGGGGGATACCAATGGCTACGGATATAGCTTTTGCATTGGCGATACTATATCTGTTGGGCGATAAAGTGCCATTAACGGCAAAAGTATTCCTCACAACTCTCGCAATCGTAGACGATCTTGGGTCAGTGCTCATCATCGCTTTGTTCTACACTTCCAACATATCTTTCACAAGCATTGCCATCGGTGTGGCTTTCTTGCTGCTGATGTTCATCGGCAACAAGATGGGCGTAAAGAATGTTTGGTTCTACGGTATCATCGGTATTGTTGGAGTTTGGACGGCCTTTCTTATGTCAGGAGTACACGCAACTATCTCGGCCGTACTTGCAGCTTTTATGATTCCGGCTGATTCAAGAATCAACGAGGGGGTATTCGTGGCTCGTGCAAAGCGACAACTCAAATTGTTTGAGGAAGCTGATATGAACGACGTGATAACATTGGAAACAGAACAGCTTGAAATTCTCTCGAAAGTGAAGGACGAAACGAGGAACGCTATCCCCCCACTCCAACGCCTCGAACACAGTCTGCATCCCTTTGTATCTTTCATTGTTATGCCTGTCTTCGCATTGGCAAACGCAGGCGTGGCTTTTGTAGATATGGACTTGGCACAAATCTTCTCCAACTACGTGGCAATTGGAGTTATGCTTGGTTTGCTGATAGGAAAACCATTGGGCATAATGCTTTCTGTCTGGCTGTTGCTGAAGCTGAAATTGGGGCATCTTTCGCGTTCAATGACGTGGCGAAGACTTTTAGGAATAGGTTTTCTGGCAGGCATAGGATTTACAATGTCTATGTTCGTAACTGCATTGGCTTTCAATGATTCTGTCAATATAGTTCAGGCAAAGGTAGGAATCTTTGCAGCCTCGTTCCTTAGTGGTGTAATTGGCTATCTATTGCTGAAATCAGATAGAAGAAAACTATAA
- a CDS encoding ribose-phosphate pyrophosphokinase gives MSEENSFMVFSGTKTRYLAEKICASLGVQLGNLTMTRFSDGEFAVYYEESIRGKDLFLVQSTFPSTDNLMELLLMIDAAKRASAKSITAVIPYFGWARQDRKDKPRVSIGAKLVADILSVAGIDRLMTMDLHADQIQGFFDVPVDHLYASGVILPYLQSLKLEDLAIASPDVGGSKRANTYAKYLGVPLVLCNKTRARANEVASMQIIGDVKGKNVVIVDDMVDTAGTITKAADIMKEAGAKSVRACASHCVMSGPATERVEASSLVEMVFTDSIPYTDRCSKVKQISVADMFAETIRRVVNNESISNQYLV, from the coding sequence ATGAGTGAAGAAAACTCTTTTATGGTATTCTCCGGAACCAAGACGAGATACCTCGCAGAGAAAATCTGTGCAAGTTTAGGAGTACAGTTGGGCAATCTTACGATGACCCGCTTCTCTGACGGTGAATTTGCTGTTTATTATGAAGAAAGTATTCGAGGCAAAGACCTGTTCCTTGTTCAGAGTACATTCCCATCTACCGACAATCTTATGGAGCTTCTCCTGATGATTGATGCGGCAAAGCGTGCCTCAGCTAAAAGCATTACGGCCGTAATTCCTTACTTCGGTTGGGCACGTCAGGATCGTAAGGACAAGCCACGTGTAAGTATCGGTGCTAAATTGGTAGCAGATATTCTCAGCGTTGCAGGCATTGACCGTTTGATGACTATGGATCTTCACGCAGATCAGATTCAAGGTTTCTTCGATGTACCCGTGGATCACCTCTATGCAAGTGGTGTTATCCTTCCTTACCTCCAAAGTCTGAAACTGGAAGATTTGGCAATTGCAAGTCCTGATGTTGGTGGTTCCAAGCGTGCCAACACGTATGCAAAGTATCTTGGTGTGCCATTGGTATTGTGCAATAAGACCCGTGCTCGCGCAAACGAGGTTGCAAGTATGCAGATCATCGGTGATGTAAAGGGCAAGAATGTTGTTATCGTCGATGATATGGTGGATACGGCCGGTACAATTACCAAGGCTGCCGACATTATGAAGGAAGCCGGTGCAAAGAGCGTTCGTGCCTGTGCGTCTCACTGTGTGATGAGTGGCCCGGCAACGGAACGCGTAGAGGCGTCATCACTCGTTGAAATGGTTTTCACAGATTCAATTCCTTATACAGACCGTTGTTCTAAAGTGAAGCAAATATCGGTAGCCGATATGTTTGCAGAAACCATTCGCCGTGTTGTAAACAACGAAAGTATTTCCAACCAATACTTGGTATAA
- a CDS encoding thiamine-phosphate pyrophosphorylase gives MKLVIMTKSTFFVEEDKILTTLFEEGLENLHISKTDNSPLYLERLLKLIPSQYHKYITVHQHFYLKNEFSLAGIHLSSVDADIPSGYRGKISRDCSDSLRLKEARKKSNYVFLKNINDCIEYPEEKRNISDFELRELKRQGLINKNVYAMGGITLEDVSRIKELGFGGAVFCGDFWNHFDIHQDNDFKAIIAYFNKLRRAVE, from the coding sequence ATGAAATTAGTCATTATGACTAAATCCACATTTTTCGTGGAAGAAGACAAAATACTGACTACTCTCTTCGAGGAAGGACTGGAAAATCTCCATATCTCGAAGACGGATAATTCTCCCCTTTATCTGGAAAGACTCTTGAAACTTATTCCATCTCAATACCATAAATATATCACAGTCCATCAACATTTTTATCTTAAAAACGAATTTTCGCTTGCGGGGATTCATCTTAGTTCCGTTGATGCCGATATTCCAAGTGGTTACAGAGGAAAAATAAGTCGTGATTGCAGCGATAGTTTGAGACTGAAGGAGGCTCGGAAGAAATCTAACTATGTTTTTCTCAAGAATATAAACGATTGCATTGAATATCCTGAAGAAAAGCGAAACATCTCTGATTTTGAGTTAAGAGAATTGAAACGGCAGGGCTTAATCAATAAGAATGTCTATGCAATGGGAGGCATAACGCTTGAAGATGTTTCACGAATCAAGGAGTTAGGCTTTGGTGGTGCCGTCTTCTGTGGAGATTTCTGGAATCATTTCGATATACATCAGGACAATGATTTCAAGGCTATTATAGCCTACTTCAATAAACTGCGCAGAGCAGTAGAGTAG
- the nspC gene encoding carboxynorspermidine decarboxylase: MKVNPSTFKELHQPVYVLEERRLRRNLELISNVAKQADIEIILAFKAYALWKTFPIFREYINATTASSLYEAKLGYKEFGAPTHTFSPAYTDYEIDEIAKCSSHLVFNSLSQLNRFGKRAKDINEKLSIGLRVNPEYSEIDTLLYNPCAPGTRFGVSNDKLPNELSQEIEGFHIHCHCENGSDVFERTLTHIEEKFSKWFSQIKWINFGGGHLMTRDGYDIDKLIQVLKAFKAKYPWLKVIMEPGSAFGWQTGPLVSQVVDVVEDKGIKTAILNVSFTCHMPDCLEMPYQPAVRNASIVDDGKQGDISVYRLGGNSCLSGDWMGYWEFDHELQVGENIIFEDMLHYTTVKTNMFNGITHPSLAILKTDETLEILREFTYEDYRSRMD; the protein is encoded by the coding sequence ATGAAAGTAAACCCATCTACATTCAAAGAGTTGCATCAGCCAGTCTATGTTTTGGAAGAAAGAAGACTGCGCAGGAATCTTGAATTGATTTCCAACGTTGCAAAGCAGGCTGACATCGAGATAATTCTGGCTTTCAAGGCTTATGCCCTGTGGAAGACATTCCCAATTTTCCGTGAGTATATCAATGCAACCACGGCTTCATCATTGTACGAAGCAAAGTTGGGCTACAAAGAATTTGGTGCACCCACGCATACATTCTCTCCAGCATATACAGATTACGAAATAGATGAAATAGCAAAATGCTCTTCGCATTTGGTTTTTAATTCTTTATCCCAGCTTAATCGGTTCGGAAAGAGAGCTAAGGATATTAATGAAAAACTTAGTATTGGTTTGCGCGTAAACCCTGAATATTCCGAAATTGACACCTTATTATATAATCCTTGTGCACCGGGAACCAGATTTGGTGTTTCCAATGACAAACTGCCCAACGAGCTTTCTCAAGAGATTGAAGGCTTCCACATACATTGCCATTGCGAGAATGGGAGCGATGTTTTCGAGCGAACGCTAACACATATCGAAGAAAAATTCTCCAAATGGTTCTCTCAAATCAAATGGATAAACTTTGGCGGAGGTCATCTGATGACAAGGGACGGCTATGATATTGACAAACTTATTCAGGTTCTTAAGGCTTTCAAAGCCAAATACCCTTGGTTAAAGGTTATTATGGAACCCGGGAGTGCATTCGGTTGGCAAACAGGTCCGCTCGTTTCTCAAGTTGTTGATGTAGTGGAAGACAAAGGTATCAAGACAGCTATCCTCAATGTCAGCTTCACTTGTCATATGCCAGATTGCTTGGAAATGCCTTATCAGCCGGCAGTAAGGAACGCTTCCATTGTAGATGACGGAAAACAAGGAGACATATCTGTTTATAGGCTTGGTGGCAACAGTTGTCTGAGTGGCGACTGGATGGGCTATTGGGAGTTCGACCACGAACTGCAAGTTGGCGAAAACATTATCTTTGAAGATATGCTTCACTATACTACGGTAAAAACCAATATGTTCAACGGCATTACGCATCCGAGCCTTGCTATTTTAAAGACGGATGAAACACTCGAGATTCTGCGTGAATTTACGTATGAAGATTATCGTTCGCGAATGGACTAA
- a CDS encoding DnaJ domain-containing protein, with product MAFVDYYKILGVDKNIPQKDVRAAYRKRAKQFHPDLHPDDPKAKAKFQALSEAFEVIGDPDKRAKYDKYGEQWRSADAFNGFGGGGFGGNAGGGRNPFEGFDFSSFGGMGGGGGFSSFFQDLFGGGGSQRTTYRRERPKPQTQDIQVDVDFYTAILGGEVIVQLPDGKKVKLKMKPYTQNGTKVRLKSKGPNLGNGTHGDLIISYNVKLPTSLSEHQKELLKQMRDSFV from the coding sequence ATGGCATTTGTAGATTATTATAAAATATTAGGTGTCGATAAGAATATACCACAAAAGGATGTACGTGCAGCTTACAGAAAGCGTGCAAAGCAATTCCATCCCGACCTTCATCCCGATGATCCAAAAGCTAAAGCTAAGTTTCAGGCACTTTCCGAGGCATTTGAGGTAATTGGAGACCCTGACAAGCGTGCTAAATACGACAAGTATGGAGAGCAGTGGCGCAGTGCCGATGCCTTTAACGGCTTTGGTGGAGGTGGATTCGGAGGCAATGCAGGTGGTGGCAGAAATCCATTTGAAGGCTTCGACTTCAGCAGTTTCGGAGGAATGGGAGGAGGTGGAGGCTTCAGCAGCTTCTTCCAAGACTTGTTTGGCGGTGGAGGTTCACAGCGAACTACATATCGAAGGGAAAGACCTAAACCACAAACACAGGATATTCAAGTTGATGTAGATTTCTACACGGCAATATTGGGTGGTGAAGTTATCGTTCAATTACCAGACGGAAAGAAGGTAAAATTGAAGATGAAGCCCTACACTCAGAACGGCACGAAAGTAAGATTGAAGAGTAAAGGGCCTAATCTCGGAAATGGAACTCACGGTGATTTGATTATTTCTTACAATGTGAAACTTCCTACAAGCCTTTCCGAACATCAGAAAGAATTGTTAAAGCAAATGAGAGATTCATTTGTATAG
- the glyA gene encoding serine hydroxymethyltransferase, which yields MRRDLEIFDLIEQEHKRQLKGMELIASENFVSDEVMQAMGSYLTNKYAEGYPGKRYYGGCQVVDVVETLAIERVKKVFGAEYANVQPHSGAQANQAVFLAVLKPGDTFMGMDLDHGGHLSHGSPVNTSGILYKPVGYTLNKETGRVDYDNMEKLAREHKPKLIIAGGSAYSREWDYARMRKLADEVGAIFMVDMAHPAGLIAAGLLDNPVKYAHIVTTTTHKTLRGPRGGVILMGKDFDNPWGITLKNGELKKMSAILNSAVFPGNQGGPLEHVIAAKAVAFGENLEPSWKEYATQVKKNAATLAQALVDRGFDIVSGGTDNHSMLLDLRGKFPELTGKVAENALVAADITVNKNMVPFDSRSAFQTSGIRLGTAAMTTRGAKEDLMLLVAELIDTVLTSPEDEKVIAAVREKVNATMKDYPLFAY from the coding sequence ATGAGAAGAGATCTTGAAATTTTCGATCTTATCGAACAAGAGCATAAGCGACAGCTGAAAGGCATGGAGCTTATTGCATCTGAGAATTTCGTGAGTGACGAGGTAATGCAGGCTATGGGCTCATACCTCACAAACAAGTACGCCGAAGGCTACCCCGGTAAGAGATACTATGGTGGTTGCCAGGTGGTGGACGTAGTTGAAACGCTGGCTATCGAGCGCGTGAAGAAAGTATTCGGCGCAGAATACGCTAACGTTCAGCCGCACTCTGGTGCGCAGGCTAATCAGGCTGTGTTCCTCGCCGTGCTGAAACCAGGCGATACATTTATGGGTATGGACCTCGATCACGGTGGCCATCTTTCTCACGGAAGCCCTGTAAACACATCTGGTATTCTTTACAAGCCAGTCGGCTATACATTGAACAAGGAGACTGGCCGTGTGGACTACGACAATATGGAGAAACTTGCCCGCGAGCATAAGCCAAAGCTCATTATTGCAGGTGGTTCTGCTTACAGCCGCGAATGGGATTATGCCCGTATGCGTAAGCTCGCCGACGAAGTTGGTGCTATCTTTATGGTGGATATGGCTCATCCGGCAGGTTTGATTGCTGCTGGTTTGCTCGACAATCCTGTAAAATATGCTCACATCGTAACAACTACAACTCACAAGACACTTCGTGGTCCTCGTGGTGGTGTTATCCTTATGGGCAAGGATTTCGACAATCCTTGGGGTATCACATTGAAGAATGGCGAACTCAAGAAGATGTCTGCCATCCTCAATTCTGCTGTATTCCCGGGCAATCAGGGCGGTCCGTTGGAGCACGTTATCGCAGCTAAGGCTGTTGCTTTCGGCGAAAACCTTGAGCCAAGTTGGAAAGAATATGCAACACAGGTGAAGAAGAATGCTGCAACCCTTGCTCAGGCATTGGTTGATCGTGGTTTCGACATCGTAAGTGGTGGTACAGACAACCACTCTATGTTGCTCGATCTTCGTGGAAAATTCCCTGAACTGACAGGTAAGGTGGCTGAAAATGCTCTCGTAGCAGCAGACATCACTGTAAACAAGAATATGGTTCCTTTCGATAGTCGTTCTGCATTCCAGACCAGTGGTATCCGTCTCGGTACAGCAGCTATGACAACTCGTGGTGCTAAGGAAGACCTGATGCTGCTCGTTGCTGAATTGATTGATACAGTTCTCACATCTCCTGAAGACGAGAAGGTTATCGCAGCAGTTCGCGAAAAGGTTAATGCAACAATGAAGGATTATCCATTATTCGCTTACTAG